CAATACTGCTAGCGGATGAGTGTCTTCTTTTAACTCAGCGGTAATAGTGCTAACCATATGATGGACATTACTAAAGCTCTCAATGGTGAATAGCTGTGGTACTTTTACGCTACCCGTCTTGGCGTATTTACCCAAATCATTACGTAGTAAGTCAACAATCATGACATTCTCAGCACGATCTTTATCACTATCAGTCAGTTGCTGTTTGAGTACTAAGTCCTGTTCGGCATTGATACCACGCGGTATAGTACCCTTGATCGGCTTGGTACGAATATGATGCCTACCGGTCTTAACGTCTTTGATAAAGGTGAAGAACAGCTCGGGTGAACAGCTCAATAACTCAAAGTCTAATGACGGTTGATCTGAGCGGTTGTGAATTCTTGCATGATCAGCTGCCAAATTACTATTTTCTGCTGGGCTGTGTTTCGATAGGCTGTTCTCTAAACGATTAACTCCTAAATAACCCGCAAATGGGGCTTGGGTGTTGTGGTGGAGGGCAGGTAAGTAATCAATGAGGGAGGTCACTGTTGCGTGATTACTGCTACGCGAGTTAACAAACTGGCCACCCCATGCCTGCGTCAGGTTAATCTGATAACAGTCGCCTTGCTGTAAATAGTTTTGGGTTTGCTCAAAGGCCTGCTGATAGTCGAGCTTACTCCACTGCGCGCTCAATACTAGTGGTCTAAGTGTTGATCTGATTTTGAGTGCGGCTTGATTAGCATTGTCACTGTCACTGTCACTGTCACTAGTAGACAGTGTGTTATCCAGAGTATCTAAATATGATATAAGCGCTGTTATAAACTTATTTTCTGCTGTATTTCTAAGGTCAGTATGGCCAGTTTCAACCTTTAAAATCCAACGGGTGGTGCTATTAGTAGGGTCGTTAATCGGTGTCAGGTAAAGGTCATAATGACCCATAGTGGCACAAGGTTGTGATGTTTGTTGGACCTGAGATGCAGGACTGAGCTCATGAGCCGCAATATCATAACCAATAAAGCCAATCAGACCGTGATGATAGCTGGGATTTTCATCCTGGTCGTTTATCAAATTTGCATCGCTGTTACCAATCTCATGAGCTTGGCTATAATTGATTAACTCATTTTGCCAGTCTAGGTAACTCATATAGGCTGTCGTTATAGCATTACCATCATCACGACAATTTTTAATAACTTTATAGTTAGGTATTTGATCGTTAGATCTTTGGGTAGTCATAGAAGATAAGTCAGAGGTATGGTGATTGTTGCCATGAAAATAAACAGCCCAGCTTACTTTAGGTAGTAAGCCAACCACTGACTGCCCATCATTATTTAGCCATACTAGCTGCCACTGCGCGCTAGGATCTTGAGTTGCCAAATGCTGCTGCAACAACGGTAATAGTTCTGCGGCTGACAAACCACCAAAGCCCCACTGAAGTGGGCGCTTTAGCGGGGCTTGGTCAACAGGCTGGTTGCTTTTAACGTTAGCAGGATTGATGCTGTCGTGGCGGGCTATTGGGTTCGCCATACGTTAGGCGTCGAATTTTTTGATGATTAAGGTGGCATTAGTACCACCAAAGCCGAAGCTATTGCTCATAAGAGTCTTAAGCTTAGCCGGTCGCATTTCAGTGACGATATCAAAGCCTTCGGCAGCTGAATCAAGATTTTCAATATTGATACTCGGGGCGATAAATTCTTCTTGTAGCATAAGTAAACAGTAAATCAACTCTTGAGCACCGACCGCCCCTAAGCTATGACCGGTCATTGATTTGGTTGAGCTAATAGGCGGGACCGTATTTTTAGCATCGTTGTCGGAAGCGAATACTTCAACAATAGCTTTCAGTTCGGTGATATCGCCTAATGGCGTACTGGTACCGTGGCTATTAATATAATCCACACTCTGTAAGCCAGCCTGATCTAAAGCTTGCTGCATACAACGTACCGCACCCTCGCCACTGGGGGCAACCATCTCAGCACCATCAGAGCTAGCGCCATACCCGACAATTTCGGCTAAAATATTGGCGCCGCGCGCTTGGGCATGTTCCAAGCTTTCAACCACCACCATCGCCCCACCACCGGCAATCACAAAACCGTCGCGATCTTTATCATAAGCACGTGAGGATTGTTTTGGCGTGTCATTATATTGCGTGCTCATTGCGCCCATAGCATCAAACATACAAGACTGGGTCCAGTCCTCCGCTTCACTGCCACCGGCTAACACCACGTCTGCTTTGCCCAGCTGAATCAGTTCAGCGGCGTGGCCGATACAGTGAGTTGAAGTCGCGCAAGCTGAGGAAATAGAATAGGAGACCCCTTGAATTTTGAGACCGGTCGCTAGAGCCGCAGACACTGAACTGCTCATAGTCTTTGGCACTGCCATAGCACCGACTCCGCGCAGACCTTTTTCGCGCATAGCATCTACTGCGATGACCACCCCCTCTGTTGATGCGCCACCCGATCCTGCTATAACTCCCACACGTGGGTTATTATTAATGGTTTCAAGTGCTAACCCTGCTTGCTCAATAGCGGCCAATGCGCTCACATAAGCATAAAGGCTGGCATCACTAAAAAAACGCTTCAATTTGCGATCTATACCAGAAGTGTCAAGTAACCCTTTATCAATACTACCGCTGACTTGCGATTTAAAGCCGTGCTCAGCGTAAGATTCATTAAATCTAATGCCAGACTGCCCTTGTTTTAAAGCAGTGGTGACAGTGGCTAAATCATTTCCGATACAAGAGACAATCCCTGCTCCAGTAATAACAACTCGGCGCATACCGTATTCCTTATAATAGCGATTCTTTAATGATGGCTTTGATGCCTCTTTACATTTAATGCTTATCTACATTTAATGCCTTTCTATGTTTAATGCCTTTCTATGCTTAATGTCTTTCTATATTTAATGCTTATGTATCGACGTTTGCTGTTAGGCGTTTCTCAAAGCTTAATTTCTTTACTTCAAGTATTTTTTGATTCTTTTAGTTTTATAATAATACCGAAAATTGTCTAAGCACTAGGTCAATCATACCTTAATTCACGGTATGATAACGTATCGACGATTCAAAAACGTTGCTCAATTGCAAAATAATAGTAAAAATACCATGAACTCTAAAAGGCAAGCTGACAGGCCTTGCTGAAGTAATTTTGATAAGGGCAACATTAGCGATCATAACATTCAAAAACATAAGAGACAGATCACAAGCAGATGGTATAGAGGTGGCAATTATTCAGTCTAAAGTTACGAACAAGTCATAACTTTAGATACAAATGTCGTGGTAGTAATAACATTGTTCTCACTGACATAAATATCAAAAATTAGCTACACTAATAGAATAGATATCAGTACAAAAGCGAATTAATGTTGAGCTTATTAATGGTTTGTGCTAAACCTAGCAAACCATTAATAAGTAGCAGACCCCAACAAAAGGTTAAAAATTATTCGAACCTACGCTTTTTAGGCATATTATTTTAATCACACCAATCATCATATTAAGGATACAACGATGGCAAAGCAGAGCACTCTTTCTCAAGGTATTAAGACTATCGGTTATTTTACACGGAGTAATCTTGAGCGTATGGGTTCACTAATTGATAGTGTTAACACCAAAACAGGTAAGTCAAGTCACTATAAAGCGGTAGATTTAGGCAACGACGATTATCAACAAGATCTATTCCGTGAGCAAACCTTAAAAACCACTCAACAGCTCCTTGGTACTCGCTTTGCTACCTATGGCAAATATGCTAAAAAAGTAGTCCCTGATAAGCTATTCCAATCTACGCTGGATAGTGCTTTTGCTCAGCTGGCGAAACTGGCCTCAAGTTGGAGTCAGCTCGACTTACCAAGTGAGCATCGTTTCGCTAATGTCGCGACATTGGATGACGGACAACGTTATGCATTGGCAACTGCTATTGCCAATCAAAACCGTGCGCTTGCAACCCTGGGTGGATTGACGGGTTTAGCCGGTTTGCCAGGGTTGTTAGCGGATACCTTATGGCTATTATTAGTGTCATTACGTACGGTTTATCAATTGGCTGCTGTCTATGATAAACCACTGACTGGTAAACAAGGTATAAAAGCAGCTTACGAATTACTCGCTAACGCTGACTTGAGTAAGATGCAAGAAAAACAAGCGCTGTTGGCAGGTATTGGGGTAGGTAAGGGCCTACTTGATAATGCCCAAAGCCGTGGTCTGCATAGTGAGCTCAAAAATTTAGGCCTTAAAAATCAGAATGTGAATTTCTATGCAGAACAAGTCGATAAAATTGCTGGGCAGGTAGGTATCGATCTGGATCAAATTGACTTGTCATGGGTCCGCCGCTTCTTACCAGTAACCGCTGTCGCTGTAGGCATGCGTTACAATAGCCGCTTGATCGATCAAGTCATTGGCGTGGCACAAGCGACTTTTGCACCAGAACCCAAGCTTGCCAATCGCGCGATCACTGATGACAGCAGTAGCGAAGCTGAGGTTAGTAAAAATACAGACAGTCAGAAAAAAGACACAGGGAAGCGTGTAGAAGAAGCATCAGATAGCAACAAATCTGCCGATGAGAAGCAAACAGAAACCAGCGAGCAAAAATCAGAGGTAAAAAAATAGTTATTGGTCATTGAGAAATAAAAACAGGTGGTAGTGTCTTAAGACTTTTTTGCATGACAAAGATAATGTCAAATAATGTTAAATAGAGTCTTGAAAGTTAAGACAATACCACCACTTAGTGCCTAACAATTGACAATTTTATAAGCTTGTCTTGTCAAATGTTTATTTTCACGGGTACGGCTTAGCTGTATTGCTAGCCAATAGTAGCGTATACTTAATGCATATCTGCTGAACGTTGTAAAGTA
The sequence above is a segment of the Psychrobacter sp. PL19 genome. Coding sequences within it:
- a CDS encoding EcsC family protein, giving the protein MAKQSTLSQGIKTIGYFTRSNLERMGSLIDSVNTKTGKSSHYKAVDLGNDDYQQDLFREQTLKTTQQLLGTRFATYGKYAKKVVPDKLFQSTLDSAFAQLAKLASSWSQLDLPSEHRFANVATLDDGQRYALATAIANQNRALATLGGLTGLAGLPGLLADTLWLLLVSLRTVYQLAAVYDKPLTGKQGIKAAYELLANADLSKMQEKQALLAGIGVGKGLLDNAQSRGLHSELKNLGLKNQNVNFYAEQVDKIAGQVGIDLDQIDLSWVRRFLPVTAVAVGMRYNSRLIDQVIGVAQATFAPEPKLANRAITDDSSSEAEVSKNTDSQKKDTGKRVEEASDSNKSADEKQTETSEQKSEVKK
- a CDS encoding beta-ketoacyl synthase N-terminal-like domain-containing protein, whose protein sequence is MRRVVITGAGIVSCIGNDLATVTTALKQGQSGIRFNESYAEHGFKSQVSGSIDKGLLDTSGIDRKLKRFFSDASLYAYVSALAAIEQAGLALETINNNPRVGVIAGSGGASTEGVVIAVDAMREKGLRGVGAMAVPKTMSSSVSAALATGLKIQGVSYSISSACATSTHCIGHAAELIQLGKADVVLAGGSEAEDWTQSCMFDAMGAMSTQYNDTPKQSSRAYDKDRDGFVIAGGGAMVVVESLEHAQARGANILAEIVGYGASSDGAEMVAPSGEGAVRCMQQALDQAGLQSVDYINSHGTSTPLGDITELKAIVEVFASDNDAKNTVPPISSTKSMTGHSLGAVGAQELIYCLLMLQEEFIAPSINIENLDSAAEGFDIVTEMRPAKLKTLMSNSFGFGGTNATLIIKKFDA
- a CDS encoding anthranilate synthase component I family protein, with amino-acid sequence MANPIARHDSINPANVKSNQPVDQAPLKRPLQWGFGGLSAAELLPLLQQHLATQDPSAQWQLVWLNNDGQSVVGLLPKVSWAVYFHGNNHHTSDLSSMTTQRSNDQIPNYKVIKNCRDDGNAITTAYMSYLDWQNELINYSQAHEIGNSDANLINDQDENPSYHHGLIGFIGYDIAAHELSPASQVQQTSQPCATMGHYDLYLTPINDPTNSTTRWILKVETGHTDLRNTAENKFITALISYLDTLDNTLSTSDSDSDSDNANQAALKIRSTLRPLVLSAQWSKLDYQQAFEQTQNYLQQGDCYQINLTQAWGGQFVNSRSSNHATVTSLIDYLPALHHNTQAPFAGYLGVNRLENSLSKHSPAENSNLAADHARIHNRSDQPSLDFELLSCSPELFFTFIKDVKTGRHHIRTKPIKGTIPRGINAEQDLVLKQQLTDSDKDRAENVMIVDLLRNDLGKYAKTGSVKVPQLFTIESFSNVHHMVSTITAELKEDTHPLAVLFGSLPAGSITGTPKKRAVEIISELEAAPRGAYCGTMGYMNFDGSGQWNVLIRTLQADTSSSPTGQVNLWAGGGITIASDSEAEYQECLDKVGNLLNVLTQDNWVKKV